In Mycobacterium gallinarum, a single window of DNA contains:
- a CDS encoding amino acid ABC transporter ATP-binding protein — translation MSQLVPEAAAAEPEGTVKIRIEGLKKSFGDLDVLTGIDTTISKGEVVCVIGPSGSGKSTFLRCLNKLEDITGGKVVVDEYDLTDKKVDLDKVRQHIGMVFQHFNLFPHMTVIDNVTMAPLLTKKMDKAAAEKKALELLEQVGLKEKAHVKPSTLSGGQKQRVAIARALAMNPSIMLFDEATSALDPEMVGDVLEVLRELAAGGMTMVVVTHEMGFAREVSSRVLFMDGGKIVEDAPPAELFDNPKHPRLQEFLSKVL, via the coding sequence GTGAGCCAACTCGTCCCAGAGGCCGCGGCCGCCGAACCCGAAGGGACCGTGAAGATCCGCATCGAGGGACTCAAGAAGTCCTTCGGCGATCTCGACGTCCTCACCGGCATCGACACGACGATCAGCAAGGGTGAGGTGGTCTGCGTCATCGGCCCCTCAGGATCGGGTAAGTCGACGTTCTTGCGGTGCCTGAACAAGCTGGAGGACATCACCGGCGGAAAGGTCGTCGTCGACGAGTACGACCTGACCGACAAGAAGGTGGACCTCGACAAGGTCCGCCAGCACATCGGAATGGTGTTCCAGCACTTCAACCTCTTCCCGCACATGACAGTGATCGACAACGTGACCATGGCGCCGCTGTTGACCAAGAAGATGGACAAGGCCGCGGCGGAGAAGAAGGCGCTCGAACTCCTCGAGCAGGTGGGGCTCAAGGAGAAGGCTCACGTGAAGCCGTCGACGTTGTCGGGCGGTCAGAAGCAGCGCGTTGCGATCGCCAGAGCGCTGGCGATGAACCCGTCGATCATGTTGTTCGACGAGGCCACCAGTGCGCTGGACCCCGAGATGGTCGGTGACGTGCTCGAGGTGTTGCGTGAACTTGCCGCGGGCGGCATGACGATGGTCGTGGTCACCCACGAGATGGGCTTCGCGCGGGAAGTCTCCTCGCGGGTGCTGTTCATGGACGGCGGCAAGATCGTCGAGGACGCACCGCCTGCCGAACTCTTCGACAACCCCAAACATCCGCGTCTGCAGGAGTTTCTGTCGAAGGTTCTGTAG